A portion of the Flavobacterium limnophilum genome contains these proteins:
- a CDS encoding GNAT family N-acetyltransferase, with protein sequence MENIKIIKATLNDIDQLQKIGRQTFEETFSESNSEENMKNYLEGGFSNEKLTAELNDKNSEFYFATFDNEVIGYLKINFGPSQTELKDSKALEIERIYVSKEFHGQSVGQLLYDKAIQVAKLKNVDYVWLGVWEENPRAIRFYKKNGFVEFDKHIFKLGNDEQTDIMMKLKLTD encoded by the coding sequence ATGGAAAACATTAAAATAATAAAAGCAACGTTAAACGACATTGACCAATTGCAAAAAATTGGCAGACAAACGTTTGAAGAAACATTTTCAGAATCCAACTCCGAAGAGAATATGAAAAACTATTTGGAGGGAGGGTTTTCCAACGAAAAATTGACCGCCGAACTCAATGACAAAAACTCCGAATTCTATTTTGCGACATTCGACAATGAAGTCATTGGCTACCTTAAAATCAACTTTGGCCCATCGCAAACGGAATTAAAGGACAGCAAAGCCCTTGAAATTGAACGGATATATGTGTCGAAAGAATTTCACGGTCAAAGCGTGGGACAATTGCTTTATGACAAGGCCATCCAAGTAGCGAAACTGAAAAATGTGGATTATGTTTGGTTGGGCGTTTGGGAAGAAAATCCAAGGGCCATCCGTTTTTACAAGAAAAATGGCTTCGTTGAGTTTGATAAACACATTTTCAAATTAGGGAATGACGAGCAAACGGACATCATGATGAAACTCAAATTGACGGACTAG
- a CDS encoding sulfatase-like hydrolase/transferase has translation MSKYFSSKIQFSIALLFCFMVSYGQKSQKKSTDKPNIILIIADDAGWNDVGYNGSEIQTPNIDRLAKNGVVLNRFYASPTCSPSRASLLTGRPSSRMGIVAPISDKSKLKLPDSIPTLPKLLHQNNYQTALFGKWHLGLQPSSGPKAYGFDYSYGFLHGQIDQYTHKYKNGDESWYRNGEFIVEKGHATDLITEEAIKWISEKRDIKKNFFIQLAYSAPHFPLQEEQKWKDPYMHSIKNSSRRDFAAAMSHMDNSIGLLLGKLKQEKLDKNTLIIFMSDNGAMENWDSKKQYNGVHPSNDRLGDNTPLRDWKTSNYEGAIRVPCAFYWKGHLINYKNESYISVIDMLPSFLFLAGDENLPQTIEGKNVWSAISENKSIPNQEIYVRGHLQESLIQKPWKIIRTRHLAIPADYELYNIEKDPSEKNNVILQNEALAEKMKMALENQFQKDAKEVNLNGIK, from the coding sequence ATGAGTAAATATTTTAGTTCAAAAATACAGTTCTCCATCGCGTTGTTGTTTTGTTTCATGGTTTCCTATGGTCAAAAAAGCCAAAAGAAATCAACGGACAAACCCAATATTATCTTGATTATTGCCGATGATGCCGGATGGAATGACGTGGGGTATAATGGTTCGGAAATACAAACGCCCAATATTGATCGTTTGGCCAAAAATGGAGTAGTGCTGAACCGCTTTTATGCCAGTCCAACCTGTTCTCCTTCAAGAGCCAGTCTATTGACCGGAAGACCTTCCAGTCGAATGGGGATTGTCGCGCCAATAAGTGACAAGAGCAAATTGAAATTACCGGACTCGATTCCAACTTTGCCTAAATTGTTGCATCAAAACAACTACCAAACGGCGCTTTTCGGAAAATGGCATTTGGGATTGCAACCCAGCAGCGGCCCGAAAGCCTATGGATTTGATTATTCCTACGGATTTTTGCACGGTCAAATCGATCAATATACCCATAAATATAAAAATGGAGACGAGAGCTGGTACAGAAATGGCGAGTTTATCGTTGAGAAAGGACACGCGACTGACCTAATCACCGAAGAAGCCATAAAGTGGATTTCGGAAAAGAGAGATATAAAGAAAAATTTCTTTATACAACTTGCTTATAGTGCGCCGCATTTCCCTTTGCAGGAAGAGCAAAAATGGAAAGACCCTTACATGCATTCCATAAAGAACAGTTCTAGGAGAGATTTTGCCGCCGCGATGAGCCACATGGACAACAGCATTGGCTTATTGTTGGGCAAATTGAAACAAGAGAAATTAGACAAAAACACCCTGATTATTTTTATGAGCGACAATGGCGCCATGGAGAATTGGGATTCCAAAAAGCAGTACAATGGAGTTCATCCATCCAATGACAGGCTAGGAGACAACACGCCACTCAGGGATTGGAAAACTTCCAATTATGAAGGTGCGATTCGAGTGCCTTGTGCGTTTTATTGGAAAGGGCATCTTATAAACTATAAAAACGAAAGTTACATTTCGGTTATAGACATGCTGCCCAGCTTTTTGTTTTTGGCGGGTGACGAAAATCTTCCCCAAACTATTGAAGGAAAAAATGTATGGTCGGCCATTTCGGAAAACAAATCGATTCCCAACCAAGAAATTTACGTTAGAGGTCATTTGCAGGAAAGTTTAATACAAAAACCTTGGAAAATAATCAGGACTCGACACCTTGCCATTCCTGCCGATTATGAATTGTACAATATCGAAAAAGATCCAAGTGAAAAAAACAATGTCATTTTGCAAAATGAAGCTCTTGCCGAAAAAATGAAAATGGCTCTTGAAAACCAATTTCAAAAAGATGCCAAAGAAGTGAATTTGAATGGGATTAAATAA